From the Cryptomeria japonica chromosome 2, Sugi_1.0, whole genome shotgun sequence genome, one window contains:
- the LOC131070238 gene encoding uncharacterized protein LOC131070238 isoform X1, with amino-acid sequence MKSRLFLRASLQSKFFLVRFITSTTVTWKTYPRTPKPKIISFSGEIEEEEEAKPRVELHKSRGQHILTNLSVVKSIVRKAGVKKTDIVLEIGSGTGNLTLELLQAARKVIAVEIDPRMIETLNKRIHGTEMAQRLQGITLGLMYGDLDAVTDLVVHQETQAQGAMFEDLHIVTDPVHHETQDAPLSHRLSSSSHRRTRILHAHGGDVRDSSQAHGSRHASG; translated from the exons ATGAAAAGCCGGCTCTTCCTCCGCGCCTCATTGCAGTCAAAATTTTTTCTTGTGAGGTTCATCACTTCCACCACTGTGACATGGAAAACTTACCCCAGAACCCCCAAACCGAAAATAATCAGCTTTTCaggagaaatagaagaagaagaagaagcaaagccAAGGGTGGAGCTGCACAAGAGCCGTGGGCAACACATCCTTACCAATCTCAGCGTTGTGAAATCCATAGTACGTAAAGCAGGTGTGAAGAAGACAGACATCGTTTTGGAAATTGGGTCAGGCACTGGAAACCTAACCCTTGAGCTTCTTCAGGCGGCCCGAAAAGTTATCGCTGTGGAGATTGATCCTCGGATGATCGAAACCCTGAACAAGCGCATTCATGGCACCGAGATGGCCCAAAGATTACAG ggtatcacgttagggttgatgtatggagatttggatgctgTCACTGACCTAGTTGTTCATCAGGAGACACag gcacaaggggcgatgtttgaggatttgcacattgtcACCGACCCTGTTCATCATGAGACACAG gatgcaccactatcacacaggttgagctcctcatcacatagacgtactagaatcctgcatgcacatggtggtgatgttagagactcttCACAG GCACATGGATCGAGACATGCTTCAGGATAG
- the LOC131070238 gene encoding uncharacterized protein LOC131070238 isoform X2 gives MHIRSLLWIMRSHYRMPHHLLGVHLVDRLHLTVAVSIQILSLLLLYILLPRPSIQQLVRIHLLLLFIHQLIEPQYPILDFRGCSLPCLWSQTVRGIMLQWAPCMILTSAGLDEPYMLQEGITLGLMYGDLDAVTDLVVHQETQAQGAMFEDLHIVTDPVHHETQDAPLSHRLSSSSHRRTRILHAHGGDVRDSSQAHGSRHASG, from the exons ATGCATATCAGGTCATTGCTATGGATCATGAGATCCCACTACAGGATGCCCCATCATTTGTTAGGCGTGCACTTGGTAGACCGGTTGCATCTAACCGTGGCTGTGAGCATACAGATTCTCAGCTTACTGCTATTGTACATCCTACTACCCCGCCCTAGCATACAACAGTTGgtcaggatacacctcctcctcctgTTTATACATCAGTTGATTGAGCCACAGTACCCGATACTGGATTTTcggggatgttcactaccatgcttatggagccagacagtgagggggatcatgttgcagtgggctccttgcatgattctgacatCAGCAGGATTGGACGAGCCTTACATGCTGCAAGag ggtatcacgttagggttgatgtatggagatttggatgctgTCACTGACCTAGTTGTTCATCAGGAGACACag gcacaaggggcgatgtttgaggatttgcacattgtcACCGACCCTGTTCATCATGAGACACAG gatgcaccactatcacacaggttgagctcctcatcacatagacgtactagaatcctgcatgcacatggtggtgatgttagagactcttCACAG GCACATGGATCGAGACATGCTTCAGGATAG